A window of the Streptomyces formicae genome harbors these coding sequences:
- a CDS encoding succinate dehydrogenase iron-sulfur subunit, with the protein MATPTLDKVETDPSASPASPYITVTFRIRRFNPEVSAEAEWQDFQIEIDPKERVLDGLHKIKWDVDGSLTFRRSCAHGICGSDAMRINGKNRLACKTLIKDINPEKPITVEAIKGLTVLKDLVVDMEPFFQAYRDVMPFLVTTGNEPTRERLQSAEDRERFDDTTKCILCAACTSSCPVFWNDGQYFGPAAIVNAHRFIFDSRDEAGEQRLEILNDKDGVWRCRTTFNCTDACPRGIEVTKAIQEVKRALITRRF; encoded by the coding sequence ATGGCTACCCCGACCCTGGACAAGGTGGAGACCGATCCCTCGGCGTCCCCTGCGTCCCCGTACATCACGGTCACCTTCCGGATCCGCCGCTTCAACCCCGAGGTCTCGGCCGAGGCGGAGTGGCAGGACTTCCAGATCGAGATCGACCCGAAGGAGCGTGTGCTCGACGGTCTCCACAAGATCAAGTGGGACGTCGACGGCTCGCTGACCTTCCGGCGCTCCTGCGCGCACGGCATCTGCGGCTCCGACGCGATGCGGATCAACGGCAAGAACAGGCTCGCCTGCAAGACGCTGATCAAGGACATCAACCCGGAGAAGCCGATCACGGTCGAGGCCATAAAGGGCCTGACGGTCCTCAAGGACCTGGTCGTGGACATGGAGCCGTTCTTCCAGGCGTACCGGGACGTCATGCCGTTCCTGGTGACGACGGGCAACGAGCCGACGCGTGAGCGGCTCCAGTCCGCCGAGGACCGCGAGCGCTTCGACGACACCACCAAGTGCATCCTGTGCGCCGCGTGCACGTCGTCCTGCCCGGTGTTCTGGAACGACGGCCAGTACTTCGGCCCGGCCGCGATCGTCAACGCGCACCGCTTCATCTTCGACTCGCGTGACGAGGCGGGCGAGCAGCGCCTGGAAATCCTCAACGACAAGGACGGCGTGTGGCGTTGCCGCACGACCTTCAACTGCACGGACGCCTGCCCGCGTGGCATCGAGGTCACGAAGGCGATCCAGGAGGTCAAGCGCGCGCTGATCACCCGCCGCTTCTGA
- the sdhA gene encoding succinate dehydrogenase flavoprotein subunit yields MKIHKYDTVIVGAGGAGMRAAIEATKRSRTAVLTKLYPTRSHTGAAQGGMAAALANVEEDNWEWHTFDTVKGGDYLVDQDAAEILAKEAIDAVLDLEKMGLPFNRTPDGTIDQRRFGGHSRNHGEAPVRRSCYAADRTGHMILQTLYQNCVKEGVEFFNEFYVLDQLITEVDGVKKSAGVVAYELATGEIHVFQAKAVIYASGGTGKFFKVTSNAHTLTGDGQAACYRRGLPLEDMEFFQFHPTGIWRMGILLTEGARGEGGILRNKDGERFMEKYAPVMKDLASRDVVSRSIYTEIREGRGCGPEGDHVFLDLTHLPPEQLDAKLPDITEFARTYLGIEPYTDPIPIQPTAHYAMGGIPTNVEGEVLSDNTTAVPGLYAAGEVACVSVHGANRLGTNSLLDINVFGRRAGIAAAEYSAKADYVDLPENPASLVEQQVERLRSSTGRERVAELRRELQETMDANVMVFRTEQTIKTAVEKIAELRERYKNVSIQDKGKRFNTDLLEAVELGNLLDLAEVMAVSALARKESRGGHYREDFPNRDDVNFMRHTMAYREVGADGTETVRLDYKPVVQTRYQPMERKY; encoded by the coding sequence ATGAAGATCCACAAGTACGACACCGTCATCGTCGGCGCCGGCGGCGCCGGCATGCGCGCCGCCATCGAGGCGACGAAGCGCAGCCGCACCGCCGTGCTGACGAAGCTCTACCCCACCCGCTCCCACACGGGCGCCGCGCAGGGCGGCATGGCCGCCGCGCTGGCCAACGTGGAGGAGGACAACTGGGAGTGGCACACCTTCGACACGGTCAAGGGCGGTGACTACCTGGTCGACCAGGACGCCGCGGAGATCCTGGCGAAGGAGGCCATCGACGCCGTCCTCGACCTGGAGAAGATGGGCCTGCCGTTCAACCGGACACCGGACGGCACCATCGACCAGCGCCGCTTCGGCGGCCACTCCCGCAACCACGGCGAGGCCCCGGTCCGCCGGTCCTGCTACGCCGCGGACCGCACCGGCCACATGATCCTCCAGACGCTGTACCAGAACTGCGTCAAGGAGGGCGTGGAGTTCTTCAACGAGTTCTACGTCCTCGACCAGCTCATCACCGAGGTCGACGGCGTCAAGAAGTCGGCGGGTGTGGTCGCGTACGAGCTGGCCACCGGCGAGATCCACGTCTTCCAGGCGAAGGCCGTCATCTACGCCTCCGGCGGCACCGGCAAGTTCTTCAAGGTGACCTCCAACGCGCACACCCTGACCGGTGACGGCCAGGCCGCCTGCTACCGACGCGGTCTGCCGCTGGAGGACATGGAGTTCTTCCAGTTCCACCCGACGGGCATCTGGCGCATGGGCATCCTCCTGACCGAGGGTGCGCGCGGCGAGGGCGGCATCCTTCGCAACAAGGACGGCGAGCGCTTCATGGAGAAGTACGCGCCCGTCATGAAGGACCTCGCCTCGCGTGACGTCGTCTCGCGCTCCATCTACACGGAGATCCGCGAGGGCCGCGGCTGCGGTCCCGAGGGCGACCACGTCTTCCTGGACCTGACCCACCTGCCGCCGGAGCAGCTCGACGCCAAGCTCCCGGACATCACCGAGTTCGCGCGGACGTACCTCGGCATCGAGCCCTACACGGACCCGATCCCGATCCAGCCGACCGCGCACTACGCCATGGGCGGCATCCCGACCAACGTCGAGGGTGAGGTCCTCAGCGACAACACCACCGCCGTCCCCGGTCTGTACGCCGCCGGCGAGGTCGCGTGCGTGTCGGTGCACGGCGCCAACCGCCTCGGCACCAACTCGCTGCTCGACATCAACGTGTTCGGGCGCCGTGCCGGCATCGCCGCCGCCGAGTACTCGGCCAAGGCCGACTACGTCGACCTGCCGGAGAACCCGGCCTCCCTGGTGGAGCAGCAGGTCGAGCGGCTGCGCAGCTCCACCGGCCGCGAGCGGGTCGCCGAGCTGCGCCGTGAGCTCCAGGAGACGATGGACGCGAACGTGATGGTGTTCCGTACGGAGCAGACCATCAAGACGGCCGTCGAGAAGATCGCCGAGCTGCGCGAGCGCTACAAGAACGTGTCCATCCAGGACAAGGGCAAGCGGTTCAACACGGACCTGCTGGAGGCCGTCGAGCTGGGCAACCTGCTCGACCTGGCCGAGGTCATGGCCGTATCCGCGCTGGCCCGCAAGGAGTCCCGCGGCGGTCACTACCGCGAGGACTTCCCGAACCGCGACGACGTCAACTTCATGCGCCACACCATGGCGTACCGCGAGGTCGGCGCCGACGGCACCGAGACCGTGCGTCTCGACTACAAGCCCGTCGTCCAGACCCGCTACCAGCCGATGGAGCGTAAGTACTGA
- a CDS encoding succinate dehydrogenase hydrophobic membrane anchor subunit: MSAETSSAIGAVEGVGLYDADNPAPVIEAPRKRTGKTPKSTRGNFEMAAWLFMRLSGVVLVVLVIGHLLIQLVLDGGVSKIGFAFVAGRWASPFWQVWDLLMLWLAMLHGANGLRTVINDYAERPNTRLWLKGLLYTATVFTILLGTLVIFTFDPNIR, from the coding sequence ATGTCTGCTGAGACCTCTTCCGCGATCGGCGCCGTCGAGGGCGTCGGCCTGTACGACGCCGACAACCCCGCCCCCGTCATCGAGGCGCCGCGCAAGCGCACGGGGAAGACCCCGAAGTCGACCCGCGGCAACTTCGAGATGGCCGCGTGGCTCTTCATGCGCCTGTCCGGTGTCGTCCTCGTCGTCCTCGTCATCGGCCACCTCCTCATCCAGCTCGTGCTGGACGGCGGCGTCTCCAAGATCGGCTTCGCCTTCGTGGCGGGCCGCTGGGCGTCCCCGTTCTGGCAGGTCTGGGACCTGCTGATGCTGTGGCTGGCGATGCTGCACGGCGCCAACGGCCTCCGTACCGTCATCAACGACTACGCGGAGCGGCCCAACACGCGCCTGTGGCTCAAGGGCCTGCTGTACACCGCCACGGTGTTCACCATCCTTCTGGGCACGCTGGTGATCTTCACCTTCGACCCGAACATCCGCTAG